A single region of the Vicia villosa cultivar HV-30 ecotype Madison, WI unplaced genomic scaffold, Vvil1.0 ctg.006189F_1_1, whole genome shotgun sequence genome encodes:
- the LOC131642949 gene encoding uncharacterized protein At4g08330, chloroplastic-like → MSQTDVSYCCGSCGYPLNLTSSNRITSNIASEYKKSVKKGSISFSSVDLSRFTQVDEINCLPVSWLCPSKTKLLCRKCGVLIGYGYSGQAPALCGCEPSISSSSLTKFSVKIRSLQPSSDES, encoded by the exons ATGTCACAAACTGACGTTTCTTACTG CTGTGGCTCATGTGGATACCCTCTGAACTTGACATCATCGAATCGAATCACGTCTAACATTGCATCTGAATACAAAAAGTCTGTTAAGAAAGGGTCAATCTCCTTTTCATCAGTTGATCTCAGCCGCTTTACACAGGTTGATGAAATAAATTGTCTTCCGGTTTCATGGTTGTGTCCTTCAAAGACTAAGCTGCTTTGCCGTAAATGTGGAGTTCTTATTGGTTATGGTTATAGTGGACAAGCACCTGCACTTTGTGGATGTGAGCCTTCCATTTCGTCGAGCTCTCTGACGAAATTCTCGGTGAAGATTCGATCGTTACAGCCTTCTTCGGATGAGTCTTGA